One stretch of Synechococcales cyanobacterium T60_A2020_003 DNA includes these proteins:
- a CDS encoding DUF4327 family protein encodes MIQSVGYSINFIQDEARQLVQRGVLSRHQPIYTLCKYIPAREWAMIECELERSCYLLRDRIGDLIGREEWAND; translated from the coding sequence ATGATTCAATCCGTTGGATATTCTATCAACTTCATTCAAGATGAAGCGCGCCAGTTGGTGCAGCGCGGTGTTCTCAGTCGCCATCAGCCCATCTATACCTTGTGTAAGTACATTCCAGCACGGGAATGGGCGATGATTGAGTGCGAGCTAGAGCGTAGTTGCTATTTGCTTAGAGACCGAATTGGGGATCTAATCGGTCGTGAAGAATGGGCAAATGATTAA